CATATATACTAATGTCCCTTTCTAGGGGGGCACTACATCTTTAACAGATTCAGGTGATTTCATAGTAGGCGGCATCAATCAGTGATAGTGGTACACCCTTTCTCCTCAGCTGATTTGGTGAGCCCCATTTCATTTTGGGGTCTTGTATCTTTTGTCGTCTATATAtagtattttgaggtatagccgaagCCTTGTTGCCGACACCATCACCTTACTCTTTTATGTccattagaggctccgtagacatagtgTGGGTTGTGTTGTGGTTTTGAGAAAGTAAAGCTAAATATGTTATAATTGTATCACTTGTTTCCACCTATAAACTATGAATGTAAAATGTAATATTTTGGAATTCTTGAATGATGTACTAATGGTAATGAATTTTGTATTGCACGTGCAATCTTCTCATTCTCTAATTAATGGAATACATCCTCACTTTGTTCATGGGTAAGGTCGGGTAGGATGCATCTAGAAGGCTTGCTTTATAGGGGTATCttggttgagcgccggtcgcgctccccgaggttggggcgtgacaaacttggtatcagagcataatATTTTAAAACATCCTAGGATATCtcggagccatgtctagtagagtccttcttatcggtgtgttttAGATCACATCTATAATTAGGAGTATACTTGAACATTTAGGAATGTCACTCTTCTTTGATGATCTAGATCGTGCGATAGAGCTAACTGTATGACTTTTCCTCCTTTAACTTGTGTATTATTTTGATTTTCAGTACATGGTGCCTAAAAAGAAAGCAAGAATTGGCCAAAGAGCCCATGAAACCCCAGAAGTGGTAGTTGATTCTATATCTAATGATGCGGGTACCTGAGAGGTAAGGATATTCCCCCAACTACTACACCACTAGATTCCACTACTCCTGCTTAGACTACACTAGATCCTAGACCTACTGAGGGTGCAATGATTCCTCCAACTGATATCCTAGCCCCATATCTAACCTCAGTTTCCGGTCCCAATATTTCTGATGGGGACCTTAGGGGAACCATTCAGATGTTGGCTTAGATAGTGGCTTCCCAGGCCTAGAGATTGAATATTACCCCTACTTTTGCCAGACAGCAAGGGGATTCTGCTAGTTCCAGGTTGAACATGTTTCTTTAGTTGGATCCTCCAGTGTTCACGGGTACCAATCTTGATGACCCCTAGGATttcattgatgagatgcacaagaccctccGAAATATACGTGCTCTAGAGACAGAGGCAGTGGAGTTGGCCTCCTACCACCTGAAGGAGGTGGCATATActtggtttgagatgtgggagGAGTCCTGTAAGGGGAAGGAGCCCACCGGTAATGCGGAGTAAGTTTGCCGACACCTTCGTTGATCATTTCTTACTTGCCAAGACTAAGGCAGCCCGTGCCACGGAGTTTGAGAGCCTGAGGCAGGGTAGTATGAGTGTGTGGTACCATATGAGATTTGCGCACCTGTCCATCTATGCTATTTAGATGTTGCCCACTATGGAGGCTAGAGTGCATCGATTTGTGCAGGGCCTCAACTCCTTGGTTATTAATGGCTACTACAATTGCCTTGGATTTTGATATGAACAATGGGAAGATGGTGGCTTTTTCTCAAGCCATGGAGACCCACAACTTGAAGAATAGAATAGAGCGAGAGGGTAGCAATAATGCCTGGTGCACAGGTAACTTTTGTGGTTCTTTTGGTGTTAGTGATGGTTGTAGGTCAGCATTTAGAGGAGGTCATCAGGGCCATCCCAGTCCCTTGCTCAGTCTTTAGTCAGTGCACTGCCATTAGGGCTCAGTTAGCAGCAGTGGAGCCATTTCAGTCCAAGTCAGGGCGATAAGGGATCTTTCTAGCAAGGTCGGCCTGGTGGGAGATTCCAGTAGCAACGAAGGCCCCCATGCCCTAGGTGTGGGAAGATGCACTTTGGGGTCTGCTACATGGATCTGTCCATATGTTATGGGTGTCTTATGAGGGGTCACATTTCGAGAGATTGCGTTCACCCTGCCAGAGTACCGGCAGGAGAACGACATTGTTAGCCAGTTCTGTAGCTACTTCATCCGCAACACATCCTCCAACTCGAGGCACTCCAGCACCCACATGGTGTGGTGCAGCTAGTGGTGGTGCACAAATATCAAGAAGACCCAACTGTTTATAGACTATGATGGGTTTCCAGAGTTCAtaggcttctccagatgttgtcaAAAGAATAttgactgtccaatctcatgacGTATATGCTCTCATAGATCCTAGTTCCACTTTGTCATATGTCACTTCTTATCTTGCTATGGAATTTAATATGGAACCGAAATAGTTTCATGAGCCGTTCTCTGTATCTACTATGGTTGGCGAGTCTATTTGTGGCCAGGGGGATTTATTGGGATTGTGTTGTCACGTTGTGTGGTGGGGATAGCCTTATCATACCGAGCATTTTTTGAGGGATTTATAGGGATTCAGTAAGATACTGAGGCACCTACACTGGAGTCCCTGCCAGTTGTGAATCAATTTTCGGAGGACTTTCCTGATGAGCTCCCTGGGTTTCCACTAGACATGGAGATTGATTCTGGGATCGATGTATTGCCAGACATGCAATctatatctattccaccttaGAAAATGGGACAGTCAAATTGAAGGAactaaaggaacaattgaaggatttgttaGAGAAGGGTTTTATCCGACCGAGTGTGTCTCCTTGGTGTGCACGGGTTCtctttgtaaggaagaaagatggtcaCTAAGGATGTATATTGATTATTGGCAGCTCAACAatgtcacaatcaagaataagcacCCACTGccaaggatagatgacttgtttgatcagtagCAGGGTGCTAAGTACTTCTCCAAAATTGATTTAAGATctgggtatcaccaattgaaaaTCAGGGAGCAGGATATACCGAAAACAACTTTCAGGGCCTAGTATAggcactttgaatttctggtGATTTCTTTTGCGCTAACAAATGCGCCGacaactttcatggatcttatgaatcgagtcttcaagccttttcttgactcttttgtgatagttttcattgattATATTCTTGTATATTCACGAAGTTGGGAGGACCATGCCAATCATCTTAGTGCAGTTCTGCAGACTCTCTATCAGCATAGGTTGTATGCAAAGTTTTCGAAGtttgaattttggcttgaatgtgtcacattcttgggtcatgttgtctCCAATTAAGGAATTAAGATTAATCTTTGGAAAATTGAAGTTGTGaaaaattggcctagacctacaactCCAATAGAGATTTTTGCAGTGTTTTGGGCTTAGCGGGGTATTATAGgaagttcgtggaggggttctctacTCTTGACTCTCtattgactaaattgacgcagaaggcagttaagttccaatggcCATATGCTTGTGAAAAGATCTTCCAAGagttgaaatcaagattgactacgacaccggtgttgacCCTACCAGAAGGTATGAATGAATTtgtggtgtattgtgatgctttaagGATCACACTCGGGTGTGTGTTGATGAAACATGGTAAGGTAATTGCTTATGTTTCttggcaactcaagaatcatgagtAAAACTATCCAATACATGACTTAGAACTCACGTCGGTGGTttttgcattgaagatttggcgtcattatttgtatggggtccatttGGACATATTCACGGaccataagagccttcaataCATTTTCAAGCAGAAGGAATTGAATCTGAGGTAgagaagatggcttgagttactcaaagaTACATTGATATCCTATATCATTCAGAAAAGGCTAATATGGTGGTGGATGCACTTAGTCGGAAATccatgggtagtttggctcactTAGAGGCATATCAAAGGCCATTAGCTAGGGAAGTTCATCGGTTGcctagtttgggagttcgtctTGCGGACTCTAGTGAAGAAGGGGTGGTTGTGCAAAGTAGGTCTGAATCATCACTTGTTGTGGAGGTCAAGGAGAAGCAAGGAATTCATAAACATAAGACCATGGATTTTTCTCTTGGTATCAATGATGGTACTCCAAGGTACCAAGGGAGATTATTTGTTCCAAGTGTAGATGGTCTCTGGGAAAGAATCATGATCGAGGCTCATATTTTCCGGTATTCCTTACACCCAGGCTCtataaagatgtatcatgatcttaaggaaGTCTACTGGTTGAATGATATGAAGAGGAATGTAGgagactttgtggcaaaatgtccaaATTGTCAATAGGTAAACCAaacatcaaaggcctggtggGTTGGCACAGAACATAGAGATTCCAatgtggaagtgggagatgataaatatggactttgtggtaggaCTACCTCGCACTCCTCGCAAGTTCGACtagatttgggtgattgtagatcgactgACAAAATCAACACATTTCTCACCTGTTAAGTCTACCGACACAGCAGAACAATATGcccagttgtatatcaaggaaatagtcaggttgcatggcactccagtttATATCATCTATGATTGGGGGGCACAGTTCACAactaacttttggaagaaatttcagcaatgtTTGGGTACCCAGGTGAATCTTCGTACAACCTTCCATCCATAGACCGATGGGCAAGTAGAGCGGAATATTTAgacgcttgaggatatgttgcgcgcttgtgttattgatttcaaaggtagctgggatgattatttgccactcatagaatttgcctacaaAATCAGTTACCATGCTAGCATTCAGATGACACCGTTCGAGGCTCTATATGGTAGGAAATGTAGATCTCCAATTAGGTGGTTCAAGATTGGGGAAGCAGAGTTGATAGGGccagacctcgtgcatcaggctatTGAGAAGGTTAAGATCATTAAGGAACAATTGAAAACTTCTCGGAGTCGCTAGAAGTCCTATTCGTACGTGCATCGCAtggatttggagttcaaagaggatgattgggtattcttaaaggtttcccccatgaagtgTATAATGCGATTTGGTAAGAAAGAGAAATTGAGTTCGAGGTATGTGGGGTAGTATAGAATTATTCAGAGGGTGAGTCAGGTGGCTTACAGGCTTGAGTTACCACCCGACATGTTGCTGGTGCACCTGATGTTTCATATGTCTttgttgaagaaggtagttggagatcCAACACTCATTGTTCCAGTtgagactattgaggttaatgaggaATTGacttatgaagaaattccagttatctttcttgataggcaagtctgaaagttgagaaataaagagATTGACTTCATGAAAGTGCTATGACGAAACCAACAGGTTAAAGAGGCCACATGGAGACCGAGGaagagatgaagaagaagtacCCTCATTTGTTTGAGTAACTATGTAATTAGGTAGTTTCATTCTATGGAAATGTTAAGAGCTTACCTTCTTTGAATTATATATCACTTGTACAATTGATGTTAAGGGTGTTCCTTTCTGGTAATGTATTTCTAATGAGGCCACGATAGGTgttgttttcatgttatgttatgttATTAGATTATGTATATGTTGTTAGGATTGGTTTTTGGGATTCTCTGACAAGTGGATAGGCCTGGTTACAGgagaaactctgccgaaatttctagAAATTTGGGGAGTTAGTCAAATTAGGAATTGCGGGTGTAAATTAAGAGTTAAATTACATTTGatgctgatggcagattttgaccCTCATTCGAGGAAGAATGATCTTAAGCGGGCGATGATGTAAGTCCCCGTAAAATTCTACTAAAACTCGGGGTTTCGTGCTACCGGGGTacgctagtatgtttactattgtAGCAGAACATGGCGTTTCTATGGGCCATTATGCAACCGTAGAACTACTCTGCGGACCACAGATCCGTGTGGAGTGGAGAGGCCAAATAGGCCAGTTTTGGAGGTCATTTTGCGGTTAACTTTGCGACTGCATAATTGCTTCACCGGCCGCATATCCGTCGCAGAGCCAGCATGAGAAAACTTTAGAGGAAGATTCTGTGGCGCACTATGTGGCAGCATAACTG
This sequence is a window from Nicotiana sylvestris chromosome 3, ASM39365v2, whole genome shotgun sequence. Protein-coding genes within it:
- the LOC138887287 gene encoding uncharacterized protein — its product is MATTIALDFDMNNGKMVAFSQAMETHNLKNRIEREGSNNAWCTEKANMVVDALSRKSMGSLAHLEAYQRPLAREVHRLPSLGVRLADSSEEGVVVQSRSESSLVVEVKEKQGIHKHKTMDFSLGINDGTPRYQGRLFVPSVDGLWERIMIEAHIFRYSLHPGSIKMYHDLKEVYWLNDMKRNVGDFVAKCPNCQ